A stretch of Rubinisphaera margarita DNA encodes these proteins:
- a CDS encoding ZIP family metal transporter — MDWFLALNPILQALIAGLGTWMLTALGASCVFFTRSVNRKLLDSMLGFSGGVMLAASYWSLLAPAIEISEQGPLPSWFPPAVGFLLGGGGIWAFDKLLPHLHLGKSIEDAEGPRTTWRRAVLLVTAITLHNIPEGLAVGVAFAGALSGLEASSTAAAIALSIGIAIQNFPEGIAVAMPLRAEGMSRGKSFWYGQLSALVEPVAAVIGATAVVFAAPILPYALSFAAGAMVFVVVEELIPEAHDGGHIDLATISLLVGFTVMMILDVGLG, encoded by the coding sequence ATGGACTGGTTTCTCGCACTCAACCCGATTCTCCAGGCTCTGATTGCGGGGCTGGGAACCTGGATGCTCACGGCTCTCGGTGCCAGCTGTGTCTTTTTCACCCGCAGCGTGAATCGCAAGCTGCTCGATTCCATGCTCGGATTTTCCGGCGGCGTGATGCTGGCCGCCAGTTACTGGTCGCTGCTCGCTCCCGCGATCGAGATCTCGGAACAGGGGCCGCTGCCGAGCTGGTTTCCGCCGGCGGTCGGGTTTCTGCTCGGCGGAGGAGGAATCTGGGCCTTCGATAAACTGCTGCCCCATCTGCACTTAGGGAAGTCGATTGAAGACGCCGAGGGGCCGCGGACGACCTGGCGTCGAGCCGTGCTGCTGGTGACGGCCATCACGCTGCACAACATCCCGGAAGGACTTGCCGTCGGCGTCGCCTTTGCCGGGGCTCTGTCCGGACTCGAGGCGAGCAGCACGGCTGCCGCGATTGCCCTGTCGATCGGCATCGCGATCCAGAACTTTCCGGAGGGAATTGCGGTCGCAATGCCGCTGCGAGCCGAGGGGATGAGCCGGGGCAAGAGTTTCTGGTACGGCCAGCTCTCCGCACTCGTCGAGCCAGTCGCGGCGGTGATTGGAGCAACCGCGGTCGTCTTCGCTGCCCCGATTCTCCCCTACGCCCTGAGCTTTGCCGCCGGGGCGATGGTCTTCGTGGTGGTCGAAGAACTGATTCCGGAGGCTCACGACGGAGGTCACATCGATCTGGCGACCATCAGCCTGCTCGTCGGCTTCACTGTCATGATGATTCTCGATGTCGGTCTCGGGTGA
- a CDS encoding ArsR/SmtB family transcription factor, which yields MKNHLSGRDSLDETPSAADHGNMTISEKDRRRYEARAKIAKAMAHPSRLYMLDLLQQREMCVGELTEAVGADQSTVSKHLAVLKDVGLVSVRKEGALSYYNLQCGCLDGFFNCMETVLLTDLTMRRASVE from the coding sequence GTGAAGAATCATCTCAGCGGACGAGATTCCCTTGACGAAACGCCCTCGGCTGCCGATCATGGCAATATGACCATAAGCGAAAAAGACCGCCGACGCTACGAAGCCCGGGCGAAGATCGCCAAAGCGATGGCTCATCCGAGCCGTCTGTATATGCTCGATCTTCTCCAGCAGCGGGAAATGTGCGTCGGGGAACTGACGGAAGCGGTCGGAGCCGATCAATCGACGGTCTCCAAGCATCTGGCGGTCCTGAAGGACGTCGGACTGGTCAGCGTTCGGAAAGAGGGCGCTCTGAGTTACTACAACCTGCAGTGCGGCTGCCTCGATGGCTTCTTCAACTGCATGGAAACGGTCCTGTTAACCGATCTCACGATGCGACGGGCGTCGGTCGAATAA
- a CDS encoding uracil-DNA glycosylase — translation MQLDRLILQSLESWQRAGMSHLDKFQGEASLLDDLAAAATTAAPEPPQPARPTPSAPPPVAKQPPAPAAPQRPEYTEPPRVQAPPPEVTPPSAEGPRRTERQTMKHAERVQCLAQLADTVSKCTRCPELAAARTQTVFGVGNPEARVMFIGEAPGADEDKQGEPFVGRAGQLLNKIIEACGWTREELYICNILRCRPPGNRNPSPIEAGNCREYLLGQIATVDPDYIVCWGTIAAQNILQTKTPIGRLRGELFDYEHSKVLCTYHPSYLLRNPPAKKLVWEDLKILLREMGIDPENPKK, via the coding sequence ATGCAACTCGATCGACTGATCCTGCAATCACTGGAGTCCTGGCAACGAGCCGGGATGTCTCATCTGGACAAGTTCCAGGGAGAGGCCTCGCTGCTGGACGATCTGGCCGCCGCTGCCACAACCGCGGCCCCGGAGCCGCCTCAGCCCGCTCGACCGACTCCGTCTGCTCCACCACCGGTCGCGAAACAGCCCCCCGCGCCTGCTGCACCGCAGCGCCCTGAATACACCGAGCCGCCTCGGGTTCAGGCTCCGCCTCCCGAAGTGACTCCGCCGTCCGCCGAAGGACCTCGACGAACAGAACGCCAAACGATGAAACATGCTGAACGTGTCCAGTGTCTCGCTCAACTTGCCGACACGGTTTCCAAATGCACCCGTTGCCCGGAACTGGCTGCGGCTCGAACGCAAACCGTTTTTGGCGTCGGCAATCCGGAAGCCCGCGTCATGTTTATCGGCGAAGCTCCCGGAGCCGACGAGGACAAACAGGGCGAACCGTTCGTGGGCCGGGCGGGGCAGCTGCTGAACAAGATCATCGAAGCCTGCGGCTGGACGCGCGAAGAACTCTACATCTGTAACATTCTTCGCTGCCGCCCGCCGGGGAACCGAAATCCGTCTCCCATCGAAGCCGGCAACTGCCGCGAGTATCTGCTGGGGCAGATTGCGACCGTCGATCCCGATTACATCGTCTGCTGGGGCACGATCGCCGCTCAGAATATTCTGCAGACGAAAACACCGATTGGCCGGCTGCGGGGCGAACTGTTCGACTACGAACATTCCAAGGTCCTCTGCACTTATCACCCGTCGTACCTGCTGCGGAATCCTCCTGCGAAAAAGCTGGTCTGGGAAGACCTGAAGATCCTGCTGCGAGAAATGGGAATCGATCCAGAGAACCCGAAGAAGTAA
- a CDS encoding arylsulfatase — MLHTLRLRTSLFSLLLVAAALVITGSVASAAEPSKPNIIFILADDLGYGDLGCYGQEKIKTPHLDQMAAEGMKFTQFYAGATVCAPSRCVLMTGLHTGHCQVRGNGSSDKQKLRDEDVTIAEVLDDAGYYNALIGKWGLGEPGGGEAGFPSKQGFDYSFGYLSQHHAHNYYPEILWRNEEKVQLRNVVEKMKVGEWGAAGYATKRVDYSHDLFMEDTLSYLDERKDGQPFFLYLALTIPHANNEGTRGTGNGQEVPDYGIYADKDWSDPDKGQAAMITRMDSGIGQMFEKLKQLGMDQDTIVMFTSDNGPHKEGGNNPDTFDPNGPLKGMKRDLTEGGIRVPFIVRWPGKVKAGTVSDHIGYFGDFFATACDLAGVETPQGLDSISFLPELLGKSKQQKEHDYLYWEFYEQGSRQAVRQGKYKAIRQPMFDGDVQLYDLSKDLGEENNIADENPQLANKMAGIMDKAHEPHPAWKVGGRKSSNKK, encoded by the coding sequence ATGTTGCATACACTCCGGTTACGTACGTCCCTCTTTTCTCTGCTGCTTGTCGCTGCCGCTCTGGTCATTACCGGCTCGGTGGCTTCCGCCGCGGAACCGTCGAAGCCGAATATCATTTTCATCCTCGCCGATGACCTCGGTTACGGCGACCTCGGCTGCTACGGTCAGGAGAAAATCAAGACGCCTCATCTCGATCAGATGGCCGCCGAGGGGATGAAGTTCACACAGTTCTACGCGGGAGCCACTGTCTGTGCTCCCTCCCGCTGCGTGCTCATGACCGGACTGCATACGGGCCACTGTCAGGTGCGGGGAAATGGCTCTTCGGACAAGCAGAAACTGCGGGATGAAGACGTGACGATTGCCGAAGTTCTCGACGATGCCGGCTATTACAACGCTCTGATCGGCAAATGGGGCCTTGGCGAGCCGGGGGGCGGAGAAGCCGGTTTCCCCAGCAAGCAGGGCTTCGACTACAGCTTCGGCTACCTCAGCCAGCATCACGCTCACAACTACTATCCCGAGATTCTCTGGCGGAATGAAGAGAAGGTGCAGCTCCGGAACGTCGTCGAGAAAATGAAAGTCGGCGAATGGGGAGCAGCCGGTTATGCCACGAAGCGGGTCGATTATTCCCACGATCTGTTCATGGAAGACACGCTCAGCTATCTCGATGAACGGAAAGATGGCCAGCCCTTCTTTCTGTATCTCGCCCTGACAATTCCCCACGCCAACAACGAAGGGACTCGCGGCACCGGCAACGGCCAGGAAGTGCCCGACTACGGCATTTACGCCGATAAGGACTGGTCCGATCCCGATAAGGGACAGGCCGCAATGATCACGCGGATGGATTCCGGCATCGGCCAGATGTTCGAGAAACTCAAGCAGCTCGGCATGGATCAGGACACGATCGTCATGTTCACCTCCGACAACGGGCCGCACAAAGAAGGCGGAAATAATCCGGACACCTTCGATCCGAACGGCCCGCTCAAAGGCATGAAACGGGATCTGACCGAAGGGGGCATTCGAGTCCCGTTCATCGTCCGCTGGCCGGGCAAGGTGAAGGCGGGAACGGTTTCCGATCACATCGGCTACTTCGGTGACTTCTTCGCGACCGCCTGCGATCTGGCCGGCGTGGAGACGCCGCAGGGGCTCGACAGCATTTCGTTCCTGCCCGAACTGCTCGGCAAGTCGAAGCAGCAGAAAGAACACGACTATCTGTACTGGGAGTTCTACGAACAGGGGTCCCGACAGGCGGTTCGTCAGGGCAAGTACAAGGCGATTCGCCAGCCGATGTTCGATGGCGATGTGCAGCTGTATGATCTCTCCAAAGATCTCGGCGAGGAGAACAACATCGCCGATGAGAACCCGCAGCTCGCGAATAAGATGGCCGGAATCATGGACAAGGCTCACGAGCCGCATCCGGCCTGGAAAGTCGGCGGTCGCAAGTCCTCGAACAAGAAGTAG
- a CDS encoding arsenate reductase ArsC, protein MNSDKPIVLFLCTGNSARSQMAEAFLRTHAGDRFEACSAGLEPKGVHPLTIAVMDEVGISLEGQHSKSLTEYLGKIPARYVIFVCENAEQSCPRVWPFALMSFCMPFPDPAAAEGTEEERLQAFRDVRDQIEQRILEWLQAIPNSSHESGISPAPPQ, encoded by the coding sequence ATCAATTCCGACAAACCGATCGTGCTTTTCCTCTGCACGGGTAACTCCGCCCGCAGCCAGATGGCCGAAGCCTTCCTGCGAACCCACGCCGGCGATCGGTTCGAAGCCTGCAGTGCCGGGCTGGAGCCGAAAGGCGTGCATCCACTGACGATCGCCGTCATGGACGAAGTCGGCATCAGCCTGGAAGGGCAGCACTCGAAATCACTCACTGAGTACCTCGGCAAGATCCCCGCTCGATATGTCATTTTCGTTTGCGAGAATGCCGAGCAATCCTGCCCGCGGGTCTGGCCGTTTGCTCTCATGTCGTTCTGCATGCCCTTCCCCGATCCCGCTGCGGCTGAAGGAACGGAAGAAGAACGCCTGCAGGCCTTCCGCGACGTACGCGATCAGATCGAACAACGGATCCTCGAATGGCTTCAGGCCATCCCGAACTCCAGCCATGAGTCGGGAATCTCGCCTGCTCCACCGCAGTAA
- a CDS encoding LSD1-type zinc finger protein → MRLLATVCNGCGAPLEVPKGTRSVRCGYCNTHLRIEDRHTEKMADDEPDASTLEKIRQQNELERLDREWMMRRENFMVKGKDGEMSLPGKAHLFGTGFIVLFGLFWTIFAGSIFPPMALFGILFIGGAIFQGIHVQKKLNDYTEANRFYRRSRQQILQDLDVNDAPGIDDYLKDLSK, encoded by the coding sequence ATGAGACTACTGGCAACAGTGTGCAACGGTTGCGGAGCTCCGCTGGAGGTTCCCAAAGGAACGCGTTCCGTTCGCTGTGGCTACTGCAACACGCATCTGCGGATTGAAGACCGACATACCGAGAAGATGGCGGACGATGAACCCGACGCGTCGACGCTGGAGAAAATTCGTCAGCAGAACGAGCTGGAGCGACTCGATCGCGAATGGATGATGCGGCGAGAGAACTTCATGGTGAAGGGCAAGGACGGGGAAATGTCTCTGCCCGGCAAAGCCCATCTGTTCGGAACCGGCTTCATTGTTCTGTTCGGACTCTTCTGGACGATCTTCGCCGGCTCGATTTTCCCCCCGATGGCGTTGTTCGGAATTCTCTTCATCGGAGGAGCCATCTTTCAGGGAATTCACGTTCAAAAGAAACTCAACGACTATACCGAAGCCAATCGCTTCTACCGTCGGAGCCGGCAGCAGATTCTGCAGGATCTGGATGTGAACGACGCCCCCGGCATCGATGACTACCTGAAGGACCTGTCGAAGTAA